The Impatiens glandulifera chromosome 8, dImpGla2.1, whole genome shotgun sequence genome includes a window with the following:
- the LOC124911149 gene encoding WD repeat-containing protein 11-like isoform X3 — translation MERSPKETWDGMLPGPPSRSNGGAADLSFSGLLAYATGCSVAVVDSRSMQLVSVLPLPPPSGINSTSTSSSSSSSSSSSSLSPYVTSVRWSPQSLRRDILSHDPSSTSHLILAAGDRQGRIALLDLRKRTPILFLESENSKAGIQDICWIQDRHDSWIIAALSGPSFLSLYDVSTGRCFFKYDASPELFSCIRLDPFDSRHFCALGLKGFLLSIVVLGQTENDVVLKEIKVNTDYSELQKLEAAAVSGNGISISTSPALAVLPTYLVRFAFSPHWRNILFITFPRELVVFDLQYQTALAVASLPRSFAKFLDVVPDPNLELLYCVHLDGKLSTWRRKEDGQVQIMCTMEELVPSIGTPVPSPSILVVALSQIDSTFHNIVKLNSDYFLGSVDGDFDSPLNFDDESLLTSKTRLLCITDDGKIWNWILTAQGPYDAKKNTSSAADDDSDVVPVLEKKLNSIVLSGDQLAIDTSKSQNNLNPISTASQSFTVRLEEMSFKISLSGQLSLLSSTVTILAVPSPSLTATLGRGGNDPAVAVPLVALGTQSGVIDVIDVSANAVAASFAVHSTTVRGLRWLGNSKLVSFSYIEGNERTGGFTNKLVVTCLRSGINKPFRVFQKPERTPIRALRTSSSGRSLALPFTVLEWTLPTVPRPTQSGPTRQWPLKSTNQTVAAPTEVSSPKEASSTGSNDLSSDGAQETFSETFAFALVNGALGVFEVQGRKIRDFRPKWPASSFVTTEGLITAMAYRIPHVVMGDRAGSIRWWDVTTGQSSSFNTHRDGIRRIKFSPVVPGDRSRGRIAVLFYDNTFSVFDLDSPDPLSNSLLQPQFPGTLVLELDWLPLRMDKNDPLVLCIAGADSSFRMFEINITENRPGGGTQSKSLKERYRPTPLCCPVLLPTPHALALRMILQLGVKPAWFNTISTGLHSSHSQIPDMPPISDLRDYMIDQSPIGDSAAPEMLLKVLEPYRKEGCLFDDEKARIYSSIVEKGCTARFAFAAATFGDSAEALFWFKLHDALNHLMNKLAKKSSQKASSVPAPTPELDDTSLLNLITLKGKSASFTRKRDPCNDGQLALMAFGREDLLGRANERISWHDKLADDEAIQNRVHELVSVGNFEMAVSLLLSTHPESSYFYPNALRAVALSAAVSRSLLELAVKVVAANMVGSDRSMSGTHLLCAVGRYQEACSQLQDAGYWDDAATLAATYLTGTDYIRVIQRWAAHVLHAEHNIWRALILYVEAGALADVLSALRDAQQPDTAAMFILACREIYSDFVSNLAPTEENATASSFILPGLDPEKEEVVAVGEYFGQYQRKLIHLCMDSHPFSD, via the exons ATGGAGAGATCGCCTAAAGAAACCTGGGATGGAATGCTCCCTGGTCCACCGTCGCGATCCAACGGCGGAGCAGCCGATCTCAGTTTCTCCGGTCTACTCGCTTACGCCACCGGCTGCAGCGTTGCCGTCGTAGATTCCCGATCAATGCAACTAGTTTCCgtccttcctcttcctcctccatcTGGCATCAACAGTACCAGTACCAGTAGCAGCAGCAGTTcgtcatcttcatcttcatctcttTCCCCCTACGTAACCTCCGTCCGCTGGTCTCCTCAATCTCTCCGTCGAGACATTCTTTCTCATGATCCATCATCTACTTCTCATCTCATCCTCGCCGCAGGCGATCGGCAAGGACGCATTGCACTATTGGATCTCCGTAAGAGAACTCCTATACTCTTCCTCGAATCTGAAAATTCTAAGGCGGGAATCCAGGACATCTGTTGGATACAGGATAGACATGACTCATGGATTATCGCTGCCTTATCTGGTCcttcatttctttctctctatgACGTCTCAACCGGTCGATGCTTCTTCAAGTATGACGCATCGCCGGAATTATTCTCATGCATTCGATTAGATCCATTTGATTCCCGCCATTTCTGCGCTTTAGGTCTCAAGGGATTCTTATTGTCAATTGTGGTTCTAGGCCAGACAGAGAATGATGTTGTACTTAAGGAAATTAAAGTGAATACAGATTATTCGGAATTGCAGAAGCTTGAAGCTGCAGCTGTTAGTGGTAATGGAATATCAATTTCAACGTCTCCGGCTCTTGCTGTATTACCTACCTATCTTGTGAGGTTTGCATTTTCGCCGCATTGGCGGAACATTCTCTTCATAACTTTTCCAAGGGAGCTGGTGGTGTTTGATTTGCAGTATCAGACGGCATTAGCTGTGGCATCACTGCCACGAAGCTTTGCGAAATTCCTCGACGTTGTCCCAGATCCGAATCTTGAATTGCTCTATTGTGTACATCTTGATGGGAAACTTAGTACTTGGAGAAGAAAAGA AGATGGACAGGTGCAGATAATGTGTACAATGGAAGAACTGGTGCCGTCAATTGGAACACCCGTCCCTTCTCCATCTATTCTTGTGGTGGCACTCTCTCAAATAGATTCTACCTTCCATAATATTGTGAAACTAAACTCTGATTATTTTCTTGGTTCCGTCGATGGGGATTTTGACTCTCCTCTCAACTTCGATGATGAATCTCTCCTCACTTCTAAGACACGATTGCTATGCATAACGGACGATGGAAAAATATGGAACTGGATTCTGACTGCCCAAGGACCTTATGATGCTAAGAAGAATACATCTTCAGCTGCTGATGATGATAGCGATGTAGTGCCAGTCCTAGAGAAAAAACTGAACAGTATTGTTTTGTCTGGTGATCAACTTGCAATAGATACGTCTAAGTCACAAAATAATCTGAATCCTATTTCCACCGCCTCACAGAGCTTCACTGTCAGACTAGAAGAAATGTCATTCAAG ATTAGCTTATCTGGACAGCTCAGCCTTCTTTCATCCACAGTGACTATACTAGCTGTACCATCTCCATCTCTAACTGCTACTTTGGGCC GTGGTGGCAATGATCCTGCTGTTGCGGTTCCTCTAGTTGCCCTGGGAACTCAAAGCGGTGTTATTGATGTGATTGATGTCTCTGCTAATGCTGTTGCCGCAAGCTTTGCAGTTCATAGTACAACTGTTAGGGGATTAAGATGGCTTGGGAATTCTAAACTAGTTTCATTCTCGTACATTGAG GGGAATGAAAGAACAGGTGGCTTTACAAATAAGCTTGTTGTGACCTGTCTTCGAAGTGGCATCAATAAACCGTTTCGTGTTTTCCAGAAGCCAGAACGAACACCAATTAGAGCTTTAAGAACTTCATCATCTGGAAG ATCATTAGCTCTTCCTTTCACTGTATTAGAGTGGACTTTGCCAACAGTTCCCCGTCCAACTCAAAGCGGACCAACCAGGCAATGGCCATTAAAATCCACAAATCAAACAGTAGCAGCTCCAACTGAAGTGTCTTCCCCAAAGGAAGCTTCTTCCACTGGTTCTA ATGATTTGAGTTCAGATGGAGCCCAGGAAACATTTTCAGAGACTTTTGCATTTGCTTTAGTAAACGGTGCACTTGGAGTATTTGAGGTCCAGGGTCGAAAGATACGAGATTTCAG ACCAAAATGGCCTGCTTCTTCATTTGTTACAACAGAGGGATTGATTACCGCCATGGCATACCGTATCCCTCATGTA GTTATGGGAGACAGAGCAGGAAGCATACGATGGTGGGATGTGACTACTGGACAATCTTCATCATTCAATACTCATAGAGATGGAATTAGGAGAATCAAATTCTCACCCGTTGTCCCTGGAGATCGTAGTCGCGGCCGCATTGCTGTGCTCTTTTATGACAATACATTTTCCGTTTTTGATCTT GATTCACCCGATCCCTTGTCAAATTCCCTTTTGCAACCTCAATTTCCAGGAACCCTTGTGCTGGAACTTGACTGGTTGCCCTTACGAATGGACAAGAACGATCCCCTTGTTTTATGTATTGCTGGAGCTGACAGCAGCTTTCGCATGTTCGAGATTAATAT AACTGAGAATAGGCCTGGTGGTGGAACCCAATCAAAATCTTTGAAGGAGAGATACCGTCCGACCCCCTTGTGTTGTCCTGTATTGCTTCCGACACCACATGCATTG GCTTTGCGTATGATATTGCAATTGGGTGTCAAGCCAGCTTGGTTCAACACTATTAGTACTGGCTTACACAGTAGCCATAGTCAGATTCCTGATATGCCTCCCATATCAGATCTTCGAGATTACATGATTGACCAATCTCCTATCGGCGACTCCGCAGCTCCAGAAATGCTCCTGAAGGTACTTGAACCTTACAGGAAGGAAG GATGTTTATTTGATGATGAGAAGGCAAGAATTTATTCTTCTATAGTGGAAAAAGGCTGCACCGCAAGATTTGCTTTTGCAGCTGCAACTTTTGGAGATAGTGCTGAAGCACTTTTTTGGTTTAAGCTACATGATGCTCTTAACCATTTGATGAATAAGTTGGCTAAGAAGTCTTCACAAAAGGCATCATCAGTACCAGCTCCAACACCTGAACTCGATGATACATCTCTTCTTAATTTGATTACCTTAAAGGGAAAATCTGCATCATTCACAAGGAAGAGGGATCCATGT AATGATGGCCAACTAGCTTTGATGGCTTTTGGACGGGAGGACTTGTTGGGAAGAGCTAACGAACGTATATCTTGGCATGATAAATTGGCCGATGATGAAGCTATTCAAAACCGTGTCCACGA GCTTGTTTCAGTTGGGAACTTTGAGATGGCAGTCAGTTTATTGCTTTCTACTCATCCAGAGAGCTCTTATTTTTATCCAAATGCTCTACGTGCAGTTGCTCTCTCAGCTGCAGTGTCTCGATCTCTGCTTGAACTGGCAGTTAAG GTTGTTGCAGCCAATATGGTCGGATCAGACAGGTCAATGTCTGGAACACATCTTCTGTGCGCTGTTGGAAGGTACCAGGAAGCATGTTCTCAG TTACAAGATGCTGGGTACTGGGATGATGCTGCAACCTTAGCTGCAACATATTTGACGGGAACTGATTATATAAG GGTGATTCAGAGATGGGCTGCTCATGTACTTCACGCAGAGCATAACATATGGCG GGCATTGATCTTGTATGTTGAAGCTGGTGCATTGGCAGATGTGTTATCCGCACTTCGTGATGCTCAGCAACCAGACACGGCAGCTATGTTCATACTTGCTTGCCGTGAAATCTATTCCGACTTTGTATCAAATTTAGCTCCGACAGAAGAAAACGCAACAGCCTCATCATTCATTTTGCCAGGTTTGGATCCTGAAAAGGAAGAAGTTGTTGCTGTTGGAGAATACTTTGGTCAGTACCAAAGGAAACTCATCCATCTATGCATGGATTCCCACCCATTTTCTGACTGA